A genome region from Macaca nemestrina isolate mMacNem1 chromosome 15, mMacNem.hap1, whole genome shotgun sequence includes the following:
- the LOC139358764 gene encoding non-POU domain-containing octamer-binding protein produces MQSNKTFNLEKQNHTPRKHHQHHHQQQHHQQQQQQPPPPPIPANGQQASSQNEGLTIDLKNFRKPGEKTFTQRSRLFVGNLPPDITEEEMRKLFEKYGKAGEVFIHKDKGFGFIRLETRTLAEIAKVELDNMPLRGKQLRVRFACHSASLTVRNLPQYVSNELLEEAFSVFGQVERAVVIVDDRGRPSGKGIVEFSGKPAARKALDRCSEGSFLLTTFPRPVTVEPMDQLDDEEGLPEKLVIKNQQFHKEREQPPRFAQPGSFEYEYAMRWKALIEMEKQQQDQVDRNIKEAREKLEMEMEAARHEHQVMLMRQDLMRRQEELRRMEELHNQEVQKRKQLELRQEEERRRREEEMRRQQEEMMRRQQEGFKGTFPDAREQEIRMGQMAMGGAMGINNRGAMPPAPVPAGTPAPPGPATMMPDGTLGLTPPTTERFGQAATMEGIGAIGGTPPAFNRAAPGAEFAPNKRRRY; encoded by the coding sequence ATGCAGAGTAATAAAACTTTTAACTTGGAGAAGCAAAACCATACTCCAAGAAAGCATCATcaacaccaccaccagcagcagcaccaccagcagcaacagcagcagccgccaccaccaccaatacCTGCAAATGGGCAACAGGCCAGCAGCCAAAATGAAGGCTTGACTATTGACCTGAAGAATTTTAGAAAACCAGGAGAGAAGACCTTCACCCAACGAAGCCGTCTTTTTGTGGGAAATCTTCCTCCCGACATCACCGAGGAAGAAATGAGGAAACTATTTGAGAAATATGGAAAGGCAGGCGAAGTCTTCATTCATAAGGATAAAGGATTTGGCTTTATCCGCTTGGAAACACGAACCCTAGCGGAGATTGCCAAAGTGGAGCTGGACAATATGCCACTCCGTGGAAAGCAGCTGCGTGTGCGCTTTGCCTGCCATAGTGCATCCCTTACAGTTCGAAACCTTCCTCAGTATGTGTCAAACGAACTGCTGGAAGAAGCCTTTTCTGTGTTTGGCCAGGTAGAGAGGGCTGTAGTCATTGTGGATGATCGAGGAAGGCCCTCAGGAAAAGGCATTGTTGAGTTCTCAGGGAAGCCAGCTGCTCGGAAAGCTCTGGACAGATGCAGTGAAGGCTCCTTCCTGCTAACCACATTTCCTCGTCCTGTGACTGTGGAGCCCATGGACCAGTTAGATGATGAAGAGGGACTTCCAGAGAAGCTGGTTATAAAAAACCAGCAGTTTCACAAGGAACGAGAGCAGCCACCCAGATTTGCACAGCCTGGCTCCTTTGAGTATGAGTATGCCATGCGCTGGAAGGCACTCATTGAgatggagaagcagcagcaggaccAAGTGGACCGCAACATCAAGGAGGCTCGTGAGAagctggagatggagatggaggctgcacGCCATGAGCACCAGGTCATGCTAATGAGACAGGATTTGATGAGGCGCCAAGAAGAACTTCGGAGGATGGAAGAGCTGCACAACCAAGAGGTGCAAAAACGAAAGCAACTGGAgctcaggcaggaggaagagCGCAGGCGCCGTGAAGAAGAAATGCGGCGGCAGCAAGAAGAAATGATGCGGCGACAGCAGGAAGGATTCAAGGGAACCTTCCCTGATGCGAGAGAGCAGGAGATTCGGATGGGTCAGATGGCTATGGGAGGTGCTATGGGCATAAACAACAGAGGTGCCATGCCCCCTGCTCCTGTGCCAGCTGGTACCCCAGCTCCTCCAGGACCTGCCACTATGATGCCGGATGGAACTTTGGGATTGACCCCACCAACAACTGAACGCTTTGGTCAGGCTGCTACAATGGAAGGAATTGGGGCAATTGGTGGAACTCCTCCTGCATTCAACCGTGCAGCTCCTGGAGCTGAATTTGCTCCAAACAAACGTCGCCGATACTAA